A region from the Gymnogyps californianus isolate 813 chromosome 14, ASM1813914v2, whole genome shotgun sequence genome encodes:
- the LOC127022172 gene encoding melatonin receptor type 1A-like yields the protein MEGSAGPGNLSASWWGDTPPYPAWALALMLIVTIAGGILGNGFVSVSIPKNKKLRKAGNAFVVSLAIAGLLVAFYPYPLVLMAIFHDGCVMGCLHCHISGFLMGTSVTSLIFNIAGIAINCYCYDCHSLKYDRHFSSTNTLCYVGLVWALTLLAIVPNLFMESLQYDPCVYSCTFAQSISILYTIILVMVNFFLPITIISYCYLKIWVLVIQVQRRVKPDIHPKMKPHDSPNLLTMSVGFVLFAVCWAPLNFIGFAAAVKPSLGSSIPEWLFTSNYFMAYFNSCLNAVIYGAMNQNFRKEYKRIMLTVFQLAYRTDGD from the exons ATGGAGGGGAGCGCGGGGCCGGGGAACCTCTCGGCCAGCTGGTGGGGGGACACGCCGCCCTACCCTGCCTGGGCGCTCGCCCTCATGCTCATCGTCACCATCGCGGGTGGCATCCTGGGCAATGGCTTCGTCAGCGTCTCCATCCCCAAGAACAAGAAGCTGCGGAAGGCAG gcaATGCCTTTGTGGTGAGCTTGGCCATTGCAGGTTTGCTGGTGGCTTTCTATCCTTACCCACTTGTCCTGATGGCTATTTTCCACGATGGCTGCGTGATGGGCTGCCTCCACTGCCACATCAGTGGCTTCCTGATGGGTACGAGCGTCACAAGCTTGATCTTCAATATCGCTGGTATTGCTATCAACTGCTACTGCTACGACTGCCACAGCCTGAAGTACGACAGGCATTTCTCCAGTACCAACACCCTGTGCTACGTGGGACTGGTCTGGGCACTCACTTTGCTGGCCATTGTGCCAAACCTCTTCATGGAGTCCCTGCAATATGACCCCTGTGTGTACTCCTGCACCTTTGCCCAGTCCATCAGCATCCTGTACACCATCATTTTGGTGATGGTCAACTTCTTCTTACCCATCACTATCATCAGCTACTGCTACCTGAAGATCTGGGTGCTTGTCATCCAGGTACAGCGCAGGGTGAAGCCTGACATCCACCCCAAAATGAAGCCCCATGATTCCCCAAACCTCTTAACTATGTCTGTGGGCTTTGTGCTCTTTGCTGTCTGTTGGGCACCTTTAAACTTCAttggctttgcagcagcagtgaagCCATCCTTGGGTTCCTCAATCCCAGAATGGCTCTTCACCTCCAACTATTTCATGGCATACTTTAACAGCTGCCTAAATGCTGTGATCTATGGGGCCATGAACCAGAACTTCAGGAAGGAGTACAAGAGGATCATGCTGACTGTGTTCCAGCTGGCATACAGGACTGATGGAGACTAA